Proteins found in one Coleofasciculaceae cyanobacterium genomic segment:
- a CDS encoding AraC family transcriptional regulator, whose translation MSEKTNMAIEIINHPELDYECEKLGALLTRHTDGQGNGSHSTAIDKLKFRRESSVSTSLHDVCEPILVIIIQGAKTVLLGQESYPYRVAQYLVISVDLPLKAFVVQATPKEPYLALKLKLDLRQICDILAEIKATAEPLGMSITSKKENSIKGLFVSNADAPLLDCALRLTRLLDTPQDIPILSPMIIREIYYRLLMGEQSEAVRQIATSGSTMQRIAETIKLIKANFTKLMPIEDLAGQACMSPSSFHHHFKKVTSMSPLQYQKHLRLLEARRLMLAENSDATSAAYQVGYQSPSQFSREYSRLFGAPPLRDIERLRIA comes from the coding sequence GTGAGTGAAAAAACTAATATGGCGATCGAGATCATTAACCACCCCGAACTCGACTATGAATGTGAAAAATTAGGGGCATTACTCACTCGACACACTGATGGTCAGGGGAATGGTTCTCATTCAACCGCGATCGACAAGCTGAAATTTAGACGAGAATCTTCTGTTTCCACATCCCTACACGATGTTTGCGAACCGATTCTGGTCATTATCATTCAAGGCGCGAAAACAGTACTGTTAGGCCAAGAAAGCTATCCTTATAGAGTGGCTCAATATCTAGTGATCTCAGTCGATCTGCCATTAAAAGCCTTTGTAGTACAAGCGACTCCAAAAGAGCCTTATTTAGCCTTAAAGCTAAAATTAGACTTACGCCAAATTTGTGATATTCTGGCAGAAATTAAGGCGACAGCAGAGCCTCTAGGAATGAGCATTACCAGTAAAAAAGAAAACTCGATTAAAGGCTTGTTTGTCAGCAATGCTGATGCACCGCTGCTCGATTGCGCGCTCAGACTAACCCGGCTTTTGGATACGCCACAGGACATACCGATTCTGTCACCAATGATTATCCGCGAAATCTATTATCGCCTGTTGATGGGTGAACAAAGCGAAGCAGTTCGCCAGATTGCCACATCGGGCAGCACGATGCAGCGCATTGCTGAAACGATTAAACTGATTAAGGCTAATTTTACCAAACTGATGCCGATTGAAGATCTGGCTGGGCAGGCTTGTATGTCGCCTTCCTCGTTTCATCACCACTTTAAGAAAGTAACCTCAATGAGTCCGCTGCAATATCAAAAGCACTTAAGACTATTGGAAGCGCGTCGCCTGATGCTTGCTGAAAACTCCGATGCGACCAGTGCTGCTTATCAAGTTGGTTATCAGAGTCCATCTCAGTTTAGCCGGGAATATTCTCGTTTATTTGGTGCGCCGCCGCTTCGAGATATTGAACGGTTGCGCATAGCTTAA
- a CDS encoding aldo/keto reductase — MTNGNPEGDAIPNNDYSPPAMRQIVSRRSALGLLGLGAAAAALMPTLSKTAQAQNRTQNQPLQPASNQPSQIITKEIPRTQEKLPAIGLGTFMTFDVLSDRPRDHLQQVMRRFWDAGGRLVDTSLLYGMSEVNVGEFARTLGLTNDLFITNKTWATGEYLGDPSQAQRQLEQTLKRLSRERIDVMQVHSLVNVDAILALLKAWKKEGKIRYVGVTYHDPLYFAALEQWIDKGDLDFVQVRYSIRQREVEDRILPAAAARGTAVLANMPFEKARLFELVRGQPLPDFANEIGCENWAQFFLKYVISHPVLTALPATTNPDHVVENMGALKGSLPDNLMRTRMVKHMESLPGFDKLLQTSWYPGKNFNGLVRLPNPRPIG, encoded by the coding sequence ATGACGAACGGCAACCCGGAAGGGGATGCAATACCCAATAACGATTATTCTCCTCCAGCAATGAGGCAAATTGTTTCCCGTCGGTCTGCACTTGGACTGTTAGGACTTGGTGCTGCCGCCGCTGCTTTGATGCCCACTCTTTCCAAAACCGCACAGGCACAGAATCGAACCCAAAATCAACCGTTGCAACCTGCTTCCAACCAACCATCGCAGATCATCACGAAAGAGATCCCACGCACACAGGAGAAACTACCTGCGATCGGGCTGGGAACATTCATGACATTTGATGTTTTGTCCGATCGGCCCCGCGATCATCTTCAACAAGTGATGCGCCGCTTTTGGGATGCAGGCGGCCGACTGGTGGATACCTCACTGCTCTATGGTATGTCAGAAGTAAACGTGGGCGAATTTGCCAGAACACTGGGCTTGACCAATGATTTATTTATTACTAACAAAACCTGGGCAACTGGCGAGTATCTGGGCGATCCCAGTCAGGCACAGCGTCAATTGGAACAAACACTGAAGCGACTATCGCGCGAGCGCATTGATGTGATGCAGGTTCATAGCTTGGTGAATGTAGACGCGATTTTAGCCCTGCTAAAGGCATGGAAAAAAGAAGGTAAAATTCGCTACGTGGGCGTTACTTACCACGATCCCTTGTACTTTGCTGCGCTTGAGCAGTGGATCGACAAAGGCGATCTGGACTTTGTTCAAGTTCGCTACTCAATTCGTCAGCGTGAAGTCGAAGATAGAATTCTTCCAGCGGCGGCGGCACGAGGAACCGCAGTCTTAGCCAATATGCCCTTTGAGAAAGCCCGTCTTTTTGAATTGGTGAGGGGGCAACCACTGCCCGATTTTGCCAACGAGATTGGCTGCGAGAACTGGGCGCAGTTTTTCCTCAAATATGTGATTTCTCACCCTGTTCTCACTGCGCTTCCCGCGACCACAAACCCCGACCACGTTGTTGAGAATATGGGGGCATTAAAAGGATCGCTACCCGACAACTTAATGCGTACTCGGATGGTGAAACATATGGAAAGCCTTCCCGGTTTTGACAAACTTCTCCAAACGTCCTGGTATCCCGGTAAGAATTTTAATGGCTTGGTTCGCCTGCCAAATCCACGTCCAATCGGTTGA
- a CDS encoding kelch repeat-containing protein, which produces MLSRYLFSLSIPIFLVVALYSPLLSQAQSQMSYWTKAAPPTVARQELYPEVLNGKIYVAGGLLTPNTRFSDHFESYDPVKDAWTQLRSLPEARHHITLSAINGLLYGVGGFTGGFPDWRAQTTMFVYNPGSNTWTKGTDLPVARAEGVSAVVDDIDILNRRAHSSH; this is translated from the coding sequence ATGCTGTCTAGATATTTGTTTTCTCTGTCTATCCCAATCTTTTTGGTCGTTGCGCTGTATTCGCCCCTACTTAGTCAAGCGCAAAGCCAGATGTCGTATTGGACTAAAGCTGCGCCACCAACGGTCGCTCGGCAAGAGCTTTATCCAGAAGTTCTGAACGGAAAAATTTACGTGGCTGGCGGTCTACTCACCCCAAACACTCGATTTTCAGATCATTTCGAGTCTTACGATCCTGTCAAAGATGCCTGGACACAATTGCGATCGCTACCCGAAGCCCGCCATCACATTACGCTGTCTGCAATCAATGGTTTACTCTACGGTGTTGGCGGTTTCACAGGTGGTTTTCCGGACTGGCGCGCACAGACTACGATGTTTGTCTACAATCCTGGCTCGAATACTTGGACTAAAGGGACTGACCTGCCAGTGGCTCGCGCAGAGGGCGTATCCGCAGTAGTGGATGACATAGATATACTTAATCGGCGGGCGCATTCGAGCCACTGA
- a CDS encoding thermonuclease family protein, with protein MRLNQELCDNYREIIPTQIEKDRYGRTVAEVYVQDRKNSAISLNLETVRAGYAWHYAQYFDSCPIQDELIMAEGMAKQEKARKFGTAILNYLGNGVCLISRVGRSHSCDAT; from the coding sequence GTGAGGTTGAATCAAGAGCTTTGTGACAATTACAGAGAGATTATCCCAACTCAAATTGAAAAGGATAGATACGGGCGAACTGTGGCAGAGGTTTATGTTCAGGATAGAAAAAACTCGGCTATTAGCTTAAATCTTGAGACTGTTCGGGCTGGTTACGCTTGGCACTATGCCCAATATTTTGATAGTTGTCCGATTCAAGATGAGTTAATTATGGCAGAGGGGATGGCAAAACAGGAAAAAGCGAGAAAATTTGGAACGGCAATCCTCAACTACCTTGGGAATGGCGTTTGTCTAATAAGTAGAGTAGGGCGATCGCATTCATGTGATGCGACTTAA
- the drmD gene encoding DISARM system SNF2-like helicase DrmD has protein sequence MYFANPIKTIPEAGQLVTLRGRRFCVTDVCASTSSTNVVRSRQTANHHLVKVKSVEDDDLGAELEVIWELEIDAATYETRELPYPEGFDWADRLDAFLDAVRWGAASSADVRNIQSPFRSGIDIEDYQLDPVVRAIQMPRVSLLIADDVGLGKTIEAGLVAQEMMLRQRVQKILVVCPSSLQVQWQQQMRDKFGLDFRIVNSELMKQLRRTRGIHVNPWTHYPRLITSIDFLKRDRPLRLMREVLPQEGESIYPRRFDLLIVDEAHNVAPSGSGNYAIDSQRTAAIRLLAPHFEHKMFLSATPHNGYPESFTALLELLDSQRFARGVTPDRSQLEVVMVRRLKRELPPKWDGTPRFPQRQLEAIAVDYTTGEKAVNRMLGEYTQLRRKNAQDNVELYSTEFVLKLLKKRLFSSPAAFLTTLEKHQESIEFKHRKSRTSLQKTNLGILRRQLTGLEEDFADDEAYEDTTSSVLDITSRLFSELNTEEKQLLEQMLDWAETAERNPDTKAQQLLAWLEEIIRPGGKWSNERVIIFTEYRATQKWLYDLLANRGFAKDNRLMTMYGGINPDEREKVKAAFQANPEVSSVRILLATDAASEGLDLQNYCSNLIHYEIPWNPNRMEQRNGRIDRHGQKASEVKIYHFVGKNYAQTSTQGVSPGELDGDLEFLMRAALKVNNIREDLGKVSSVIASQVEEAMLGKRTTLNTEQAEEQGVAVRKMFKFERQINDRIAQLKEHLDETRSTLRLEPKNIETVVKIGLELAEQQPLQPVPETKEIYYLPAFKGSWVNCTQRLSDPHTGEIRAVTFNLDLTRGREDLVLIHLNHPLVQMCLRLLRAEVWSRGSQKNLHRVTAKVVPNGVLEFPAVVAYGRLLILGNDSQKLHEEVITAGGILKEGRFSRLNVLKISEALTAANAGEIADGRGLGGFPHKRPVQDKDSIKESLVKLWNSYQEPLLNSLEKRSEERTQALEKSLQRRCDQEVADLTAILTELQHSIEQELAEFAKPLQLKLDLFNDAEQQQLESNRNSLKARLEDIPQEIEQETKLIKDRFGNLSSRLFPLAIAFLIPQKYA, from the coding sequence ATGTATTTTGCTAATCCCATAAAAACTATCCCTGAAGCTGGTCAATTAGTTACTCTAAGAGGTCGTCGTTTTTGCGTTACGGATGTCTGCGCCTCAACTAGTTCTACTAATGTTGTAAGGAGCCGGCAAACTGCGAACCATCATTTAGTTAAAGTAAAGTCAGTGGAGGATGACGATCTGGGTGCAGAATTAGAAGTTATTTGGGAGTTGGAAATAGATGCTGCTACCTATGAAACGAGGGAACTACCTTATCCCGAAGGTTTTGATTGGGCCGATCGCCTGGATGCTTTTTTGGATGCAGTACGTTGGGGAGCAGCTTCTTCGGCAGATGTGCGAAATATTCAGTCTCCTTTTCGCAGTGGCATTGATATTGAGGATTATCAGTTAGATCCCGTAGTTAGAGCGATTCAAATGCCTCGCGTGAGCTTGTTAATTGCCGATGATGTTGGCTTAGGTAAAACTATCGAAGCTGGTCTGGTGGCTCAAGAGATGATGCTCAGACAGCGTGTACAGAAGATCTTGGTTGTCTGTCCTTCCTCGCTACAGGTGCAGTGGCAACAGCAAATGCGCGATAAATTTGGTTTGGATTTTCGCATTGTTAATAGCGAGTTGATGAAGCAGTTAAGAAGAACCAGAGGTATTCACGTCAATCCTTGGACTCACTATCCACGTCTAATTACTTCTATTGATTTTCTCAAGCGCGATCGCCCGTTGAGGTTAATGAGAGAAGTTTTACCCCAAGAAGGAGAATCAATCTATCCTCGTCGCTTCGATCTTTTGATTGTGGATGAAGCCCATAACGTTGCCCCATCGGGAAGTGGTAACTATGCTATCGATTCTCAACGAACGGCAGCTATTAGGTTACTCGCTCCGCATTTTGAACACAAAATGTTTTTGAGCGCCACGCCCCACAATGGTTATCCAGAAAGCTTTACCGCGCTGTTAGAGTTGCTCGATTCTCAACGATTTGCCAGAGGAGTAACTCCAGATCGTTCTCAGTTAGAAGTGGTAATGGTGCGCCGTCTTAAAAGGGAGCTACCGCCCAAATGGGATGGTACGCCTCGTTTTCCCCAAAGGCAATTGGAAGCGATCGCCGTTGACTATACGACGGGCGAAAAAGCGGTTAATCGGATGTTGGGAGAATACACCCAACTAAGACGTAAAAATGCTCAGGATAACGTGGAACTTTATTCAACTGAGTTTGTCTTGAAGTTGCTGAAAAAAAGGCTGTTTTCCTCCCCTGCTGCTTTTTTAACTACATTAGAAAAACATCAAGAATCTATCGAGTTCAAACACCGAAAATCTCGCACCAGTCTGCAAAAGACAAACTTAGGGATTTTACGTCGTCAGCTAACAGGTTTAGAAGAAGATTTTGCCGATGACGAAGCCTATGAAGATACCACTAGCAGCGTTTTAGATATTACCTCCCGTTTGTTTTCTGAATTAAATACAGAGGAAAAACAGCTTTTAGAGCAAATGCTAGATTGGGCAGAAACCGCAGAGAGAAATCCCGATACTAAAGCCCAGCAGTTATTGGCATGGTTAGAAGAAATAATTCGACCTGGTGGCAAGTGGTCGAATGAAAGGGTAATTATTTTTACCGAGTATCGGGCTACGCAAAAATGGCTTTACGATCTTTTAGCGAATCGTGGTTTTGCTAAAGATAATCGGCTGATGACCATGTACGGCGGTATTAATCCCGATGAAAGAGAAAAAGTCAAAGCAGCTTTTCAAGCTAATCCTGAAGTATCATCAGTTCGTATTCTCTTGGCTACCGATGCAGCCTCAGAAGGTTTGGATTTACAGAATTACTGTTCTAATCTAATTCACTACGAAATCCCCTGGAATCCCAATCGCATGGAGCAACGTAACGGCAGGATTGACCGTCACGGACAAAAAGCTTCAGAGGTTAAAATCTATCATTTTGTGGGTAAAAACTATGCTCAAACTAGCACTCAGGGAGTAAGCCCAGGAGAGTTAGACGGAGATTTGGAATTTTTAATGCGGGCAGCCCTGAAGGTAAATAACATTCGGGAAGATTTAGGCAAAGTTAGTTCTGTAATTGCTAGTCAAGTAGAAGAAGCCATGCTGGGTAAGCGGACTACTTTAAATACCGAACAAGCTGAAGAACAGGGTGTAGCAGTACGGAAGATGTTTAAGTTTGAGCGTCAGATCAACGATCGCATTGCCCAACTTAAAGAACATCTAGACGAAACCCGCAGCACTTTAAGACTCGAACCTAAAAATATCGAAACCGTAGTTAAAATTGGTTTGGAATTAGCCGAACAGCAACCTCTTCAGCCCGTTCCTGAAACTAAAGAAATTTATTATCTACCTGCTTTTAAAGGCAGTTGGGTTAACTGTACCCAAAGATTGTCAGACCCCCATACGGGAGAAATTCGGGCAGTGACTTTTAATCTTGATCTGACTAGAGGGCGAGAAGACTTAGTTTTAATTCACCTCAATCATCCTCTGGTGCAGATGTGTTTGCGTTTATTACGGGCAGAAGTTTGGTCGCGGGGTAGCCAGAAAAATCTCCATAGAGTAACTGCAAAAGTTGTACCAAATGGCGTTCTAGAATTTCCCGCAGTGGTGGCTTATGGCAGACTTTTAATTTTGGGTAACGACAGCCAAAAACTCCACGAAGAAGTAATTACCGCAGGGGGCATTCTCAAAGAAGGTCGTTTTAGTCGGCTCAATGTGCTAAAAATTAGCGAGGCTTTGACTGCTGCTAATGCTGGTGAAATTGCGGACGGGCGCGGTCTTGGGGGTTTCCCCCATAAGCGACCCGTTCAAGACAAAGATTCAATCAAAGAGAGTCTGGTAAAACTGTGGAATAGCTATCAAGAACCTCTGCTTAATAGCTTAGAAAAACGCTCAGAAGAACGTACTCAAGCTCTGGAAAAATCTCTGCAAAGAAGATGCGATCAAGAAGTAGCAGACCTCACTGCCATCCTGACGGAGTTACAGCATAGTATCGAACAGGAATTAGCTGAGTTTGCCAAACCCCTCCAGTTAAAGCTGGATCTATTTAATGATGCCGAACAGCAGCAGCTAGAGAGCAATCGCAATAGTCTCAAAGCCAGATTAGAAGATATTCCCCAGGAAATCGAACAGGAAACCAAGTTAATCAAAGACCGCTTTGGCAATTTGAGTTCGCGTCTTTTTCCTCTAGCGATCGCATTTTTGATTCCACAAAAGTATGCTTAA